Genomic segment of Planctomycetaceae bacterium:
AGGCGGTTGAGTGTCGCTGTCTGCTCCGCCGCACAGCCGATTCTCGTAGCCTCCAGAAATGAGTCTCTCTGCCGAAGAATCGATCGCCGATGGGATGTGCCCAGGATTTGTCGAAGGCGATTTCTGAGGGGGAGGTTCGTCATCAGTGTCTCCGCGTCGTCAGGTTCAATGCCGCGATAATTCAACAAAGAAAGCCATCTCCGGTTATGAAACCGAACATGGCTTTCCTGCAAATCCACTTCTGTTCGTCAGATCGACGCGAACAGATTACTTCTTCTTTTTCTTGGCGTCTTTTTCGTCGCCCTCTTCTTTTGTCTTCTTGGGTTTCTTGCCGGTGACGGCCTTTGCAACACGGACCTTCGGAAGGCCAACCGGACTTCGTCCAGCTACCCAGCGATCCTCCTCGATCAGCTGTGCAATCCGCTCACCACGCGTCAAAACGTTCCGCGTGCGAGACAGGCCAACGCGAGACTTCAGGGTCTTATCAATCGACACGACTTCATACTCCAGTTCAATTCCGCATCCGAGTAACGCAAGGGCCGGGAGTGTATCGTCCATCCTGCGACATCTCAACTAACACTTTCCCGCTTTTTTGACCTAATTCCAAGGCTGGCAAAGAGATTTGGTCCTGATTAGCAGCCTGTTGAAAACGGGACTGGCTCGAGCAGGAGACCTTGAAACACGATGGTTTCCACTCGTCCTGCGTGCCTGTCCCGGTTTTTCAACGGACAGTTAGCATCTGGCCTAGGGTGTCGCTGACCCTGAACCGGCATTCGGTACCGGGGCATCCTTTGGGTCATGCGCTTCCACAACAATAATCTCAACACTGTATGAATTTCCACCCGCACCACCCCCGGGTGCGCCAAATTCACCGCCACCGTAGTTCCCCTGAGCTGGGCCGGCCTGCTGAATAACAACGTCCATTGAACGGCGATTACCATTGGGTTCCGCCTTAACGCCGTCCACCCAGAGAATCCCCCGTTGCTGGTTCGGGCGAACGAATCCAGTTGCTCGCGATTCATAGTGTTCGACCAGCGCCTGCTGGTCCTTCACGTTTGCAGGAACGAAACTGGCTCGCGCGTAGTAGACTTTGACGGGATCAGGAGCAGAACTGCCCAGCGCATTTCCGCTTTCTCCGGGCAGATGCAGCAGGATGGCCGCTTCGAGAACCGCATTCTTGTGCAGGCGAACGGGGATCACCCCATCGTATCTGGGCTGACTGAGGGCCGCTTGTTTGAGTCGATCTCTCAGGTTCAGAACCATATCTTCAGACGCTGTCGTCCACGAGTCAGGAGGCGCCTGCTGATTTGCGTTCCGGGCTGGTCTGGCCCGTGGAAGTGCTTTCAGTGCCAGAAGCAGGCCAGGATCTTTTGCCAATTGGCTGAAAAGACCTTTGGCAGACATGCCGGTTGCCCCGATCGCATGCCATCGGGTGAACGCCTCAAATATGGCGTGACGGATCTTATCCGAGGGCATGGTTGAGGCCAGCACCAGCACGTCGGCCGCTGACTCCGGGTCGCTGGCCCCGGCAAGTTGTTGAAGGACAAGATCCGTGATTTCGGGTCTCCAGAGAAATGCTGACGCTTTCGAAAGTTGCTCCGCGGTCATTGGGACTTCAGGAAGATCCGGGACAACCTGAGCTGTCTGATTTCCCTGTGGACTGCCATACATATCGCCGCCATCGTACATCTCTCCTCCGCCTGAACCACTGCCCATATCCGGCGGTCCCATACCCATTCCGGGAGCACCAGAGCCCATCCCGTATCCGTATCCATTCGTGGAACTGCCTGCGGGGTTCGTGGCCGACGTGGCTGCAGCCTGTCCGGGCGTGCTCATGCCACACAACGTTTCCATTGATTGGCCGGAAACGGCGGCAATCGTTCTCAATACCGCTGACTTTGAAACTGGCGGCAACGGCGTGGAACCATCCAGAAGTGCGATAATCGCCTGCGATGCATTTGGAGAGGGACCTTCGAGTCGATTCATCAAGTCGAATACGATCAGTTGGATCGACTCCGTTTGGTCAATCGGAGTCTTCACCTGTTCGGTGAGAATTCCAAGCAGTCCCTGCCACGCGGCAGGGCTGTCATTGTTCAGCAGACCGTGAACCACAGACTCTACCAATTGACGATCCGTCAGTTTTCCAAGTGTTCCGCTGGACGGATTCTGTCCACCATAACCACCATTCGAAGGATACCCTCCCTGCATACCCGGGTATCCGCCGCCATAACCGTAACCGGGCTGCGTACCTCCGCCGCCCTGACCACCGGACGTCCTCGTCTGGCCGCCGTTTGACCCGGCGCTCAAAGGAGGCTGCGGCATGTAAGCGACGGATGCCTCCAGAATCATCGCAGTGATTGAATCCACAGGAACATTGTCAGCAATTGTTAATCCCTGCAATGGAATTGTCGTTCCCGGGCGATAGAACGACTGCGGGGTAGAAGCCCCGCCACTGTTTGACGAACCGCCACTGTTTGACGAACCGCCACTGTTTGACGAACCGCCGCTGGCGTCAGAACGCAGTGGAGGGCGTCCGGGAAGACCACTTCCGCCGCCACCGCCATTTATCGCCCCGGGAGCCGGTCCCATTCCAGGATAGCCGGCGCCGGGATTGCCAATCGCGGCCGCACTGCCGCCGGATGAATCTCCCATTTCTCCCGAACCCATGGCCCCCGGAACGCCACCTGGACCATACATATCGCCCTCTCCACTTCCGGCATATCCATCATACCCGCCGTTATAACCTCCGTTGTTTGTGTTCTGTCGCGGGGATTCCAGACTGACAGCCAACAGGCTCGTGAGCAACTCAGCCACCCCGGCATCAGCCGGTTTC
This window contains:
- a CDS encoding small basic protein, which produces MDDTLPALALLGCGIELEYEVVSIDKTLKSRVGLSRTRNVLTRGERIAQLIEEDRWVAGRSPVGLPKVRVAKAVTGKKPKKTKEEGDEKDAKKKKK